The nucleotide window GTACGCGGTGTTCGGGCCCATCACCGACGTCCAGACGCCGGTTCCCTCGCTGGTGGGCCCGGCCAGGTCGAACGAGCCGCGCAGGCGCCCGGTGACGAGCGCCGGGGGCTGCCCTGGTGGCGAGGGAGTTGGGGTGTCGGGCTGGTGGGAGTAGCGGGAGAGGTGGGCTCGGGCCCGGCCGGCGACAACGGACTGCGCCGTGCTCAGCGCTTCGCCGGTGGCCTCGTCGAGTCGGGCGGCCATCGCCGTAAGTCCGGCGATGGCCTCGGACAGGCCCGTGAACGATGACGGCACCCGGTCACCTCTGGGCCTGTTTCATCTGCTGCTCCTGGACGTAGGCTTCCACCTCGTCGTGGAGGCGGGCCAGGGCTGGCAGGCGGGCCTCCAGCCACCACGGCAGGGCGTCTACCTGCTCAGGAGTCCAGTGGTACCGCTCGGCGTACCACAGGTAGCCAGCAGCCTCCTCCTCCAGCGTCCACGGGTGAGCGCCGGGAATCGGTTCACCCCTCCACCGCGCGGCTATGCGGCGGAAGGCACGGAAGGGGATGCCGGATCGGCGTCCTCGGTGTCGACGGACGTCGGCACCAGCCCCTGGATGGCGGGCAGAACAAGGTCCATCAGCGGCTGGTCGTCCTCGATGGGCAACAGGTCCAGGGACTCCGGCGATGCGGAAGGCAAGGGGAGTTGGTAGGACCAGGCGGTGATGAGAATCGTCAGGAGCGCGTCGGCGAGTTCGTAGCCCGCCGCGACCGGTCTCGTGGTGTCGGTGACGTCGGACAGCGCGCGCTTCTTGTCGCCACGGCGCAGTTCGCGCCAGTCACGCAGTTCCAC belongs to Streptantibioticus cattleyicolor NRRL 8057 = DSM 46488 and includes:
- a CDS encoding phage virion morphogenesis protein, producing MPSSFTGLSEAIAGLTAMAARLDEATGEALSTAQSVVAGRARAHLSRYSHQPDTPTPSPPGQPPALVTGRLRGSFDLAGPTSEGTGVWTSVMGPNTAYARIQELGGTAGHGAVLPARPYLRPTADEAMHDPHITGIFARAWSAALGL